In Oxyura jamaicensis isolate SHBP4307 breed ruddy duck chromosome 21, BPBGC_Ojam_1.0, whole genome shotgun sequence, a single genomic region encodes these proteins:
- the NADK gene encoding NAD kinase isoform X1 — protein MEVNREKLCTGKADVSADSAYHCSTCHDDEEWSSTSRGRAKSRSLSASPALGSTKEFRRTRSLHGPCPVTTFGPKACMLQNPKAIMHIQDPASQRLTWNKPPKSVLVIKKIRDASLLQPFKELCVYLTEVNNMIVYVEKKVLEDPAIANDDNFGPVKKKFCTFREDYDDISNQIDFIICLGGDGTLLYASSLFQGSVPPVMAFHLGSLGFLTPFNFENFQSQVTQVIEGNAALVLRSRLKVKVVKEHREKMTVQNGIEENGVVPTNIEKEVGKQIMQYQVLNEVVVDRGPSSYLSNVDVFLDGHLITTVQGDGVIVSTPTGSTAYAAAAGASMIHPNVPAIMITPICPHSLSFRPIVVPAGVELKIMLSPDARNTAWVSFDGRKRQEICHGDSISITTSCYPLPSICFRDPVSDWFESLAECLHWNVRKKQNNFVEEEF, from the exons ATGGAGGTGAATCGAGAAAAACTGTGCACCGGTAAGGCTGATGTGAGCGCAGATTCTGCATATCATTGCTCAACATGTCACGATGATGAGGAGTGGAGCAGTACTAGCCGGGGACGAGCTAAGTCACGAAGCTTGTCTGCTTCTCCAGCCCTAGGAAGCACCAAAGAATTCAG GAGAACACGCTCCTTGCATGGACCATGCCCAGTGACCACATTTGGACCAAAGGCCTGTATGCTGCAAAATCCTAAAGCGATTAT GCACATTCAGGATCCAGCAAGCCAGCGGTTGACATGGAACAAACCTCCCAAGAGTGTCCTTGTTATTAAAAAGATACGTGATGCCAGTCTGCTGCAGCCTTTTAAAGAGCTCTGTGTGTATCTTACTGAG GTGAACAATATGATAGTGTAcgtagaaaaaaaagttttggaagACCCTGCTATAGCTAATGATGATAATTTTGGACCagtgaagaagaaattttgTACCTTTAGAGAAG ATTACGATGATATCTCCAATCAGATAGACTTTATCATATGCCTAGGAGGAGATGGGACCTTACTTTATGCTTCTTCACTTTTCCAG GGTAGTGTACCTCCAGTTATGGCTTTTCATCTGGGATCCCTTGGATTTCTTACTCCATTTAATTTTGAGAATTTTCAGTCCCAAGTCACTCAGGTTATAGAAG GCAATGCAGCACTTGTTCTGCGAAGCAGGCTGAAAGTGAAAGTAGTAAAAGAGCACAGAGAGAAGATGACAGTACAAAATGGTATAGAAGAAAATGGAGTGGTGCCTACGAATATAGAGAAAGAAGTGGGCAAGCAAATTATGCAGTATCAG GTCCTAAATGAAGTTGTTGTGGATCGTGGTCCTTCTTCTTACCTTTCCAATGTAGACGTCTTTCTAGATGGACACCTGATAACAACAGTGCAAGGAGATG GAGTCATCGTTTCCACACCAACTGGTAGTACTGCGtatgcagctgctgcaggagcttcTATGATTCATCCGAATGTTCCTGCAATAATGATCACCCCAATCTGCCCTCACTCATTGTCTTTCAGACCTATTGTTGTTCCTGCTGGAGTGGAACTCAAG atAATGCTCTCCCCGGATGCCAGGAATACAGCATGGGTTTCATTTGATGGAAGGAAGAGACAGGAAATATGCCATGGAGACag TATTAGCATCACTACCTCTTGCTATCCCCTTCCTTCGATCTGTTTCCGAGATCCTGTGAGCGACTGGTTTGAAAGCTTGGCTGAATGTTTACACTGGAATGTTCGGAAGAAGCAGAATAACTTTGTTGAAGAAGAATTTTGA
- the NADK gene encoding NAD kinase isoform X3, translating into MKILKHVMNNFSFRTTWNWHIQDPASQRLTWNKPPKSVLVIKKIRDASLLQPFKELCVYLTEVNNMIVYVEKKVLEDPAIANDDNFGPVKKKFCTFREDYDDISNQIDFIICLGGDGTLLYASSLFQGSVPPVMAFHLGSLGFLTPFNFENFQSQVTQVIEGNAALVLRSRLKVKVVKEHREKMTVQNGIEENGVVPTNIEKEVGKQIMQYQVLNEVVVDRGPSSYLSNVDVFLDGHLITTVQGDGVIVSTPTGSTAYAAAAGASMIHPNVPAIMITPICPHSLSFRPIVVPAGVELKIMLSPDARNTAWVSFDGRKRQEICHGDSISITTSCYPLPSICFRDPVSDWFESLAECLHWNVRKKQNNFVEEEF; encoded by the exons atgaagatcttAAAGCATGTTatgaataatttttcatttagaacTACGTGGAACTG GCACATTCAGGATCCAGCAAGCCAGCGGTTGACATGGAACAAACCTCCCAAGAGTGTCCTTGTTATTAAAAAGATACGTGATGCCAGTCTGCTGCAGCCTTTTAAAGAGCTCTGTGTGTATCTTACTGAG GTGAACAATATGATAGTGTAcgtagaaaaaaaagttttggaagACCCTGCTATAGCTAATGATGATAATTTTGGACCagtgaagaagaaattttgTACCTTTAGAGAAG ATTACGATGATATCTCCAATCAGATAGACTTTATCATATGCCTAGGAGGAGATGGGACCTTACTTTATGCTTCTTCACTTTTCCAG GGTAGTGTACCTCCAGTTATGGCTTTTCATCTGGGATCCCTTGGATTTCTTACTCCATTTAATTTTGAGAATTTTCAGTCCCAAGTCACTCAGGTTATAGAAG GCAATGCAGCACTTGTTCTGCGAAGCAGGCTGAAAGTGAAAGTAGTAAAAGAGCACAGAGAGAAGATGACAGTACAAAATGGTATAGAAGAAAATGGAGTGGTGCCTACGAATATAGAGAAAGAAGTGGGCAAGCAAATTATGCAGTATCAG GTCCTAAATGAAGTTGTTGTGGATCGTGGTCCTTCTTCTTACCTTTCCAATGTAGACGTCTTTCTAGATGGACACCTGATAACAACAGTGCAAGGAGATG GAGTCATCGTTTCCACACCAACTGGTAGTACTGCGtatgcagctgctgcaggagcttcTATGATTCATCCGAATGTTCCTGCAATAATGATCACCCCAATCTGCCCTCACTCATTGTCTTTCAGACCTATTGTTGTTCCTGCTGGAGTGGAACTCAAG atAATGCTCTCCCCGGATGCCAGGAATACAGCATGGGTTTCATTTGATGGAAGGAAGAGACAGGAAATATGCCATGGAGACag TATTAGCATCACTACCTCTTGCTATCCCCTTCCTTCGATCTGTTTCCGAGATCCTGTGAGCGACTGGTTTGAAAGCTTGGCTGAATGTTTACACTGGAATGTTCGGAAGAAGCAGAATAACTTTGTTGAAGAAGAATTTTGA
- the NADK gene encoding NAD kinase isoform X2: MFLENVHKGLCSDCAALAAMLCTIVNRRTRSLHGPCPVTTFGPKACMLQNPKAIMHIQDPASQRLTWNKPPKSVLVIKKIRDASLLQPFKELCVYLTEVNNMIVYVEKKVLEDPAIANDDNFGPVKKKFCTFREDYDDISNQIDFIICLGGDGTLLYASSLFQGSVPPVMAFHLGSLGFLTPFNFENFQSQVTQVIEGNAALVLRSRLKVKVVKEHREKMTVQNGIEENGVVPTNIEKEVGKQIMQYQVLNEVVVDRGPSSYLSNVDVFLDGHLITTVQGDGVIVSTPTGSTAYAAAAGASMIHPNVPAIMITPICPHSLSFRPIVVPAGVELKIMLSPDARNTAWVSFDGRKRQEICHGDSISITTSCYPLPSICFRDPVSDWFESLAECLHWNVRKKQNNFVEEEF; the protein is encoded by the exons atgtttttggaaaatgttcACAAAGGATTGTGCTCTGACTGTGCTGCTCTAGCTGCTATGCTCTGTACCATAGTCAACAG GAGAACACGCTCCTTGCATGGACCATGCCCAGTGACCACATTTGGACCAAAGGCCTGTATGCTGCAAAATCCTAAAGCGATTAT GCACATTCAGGATCCAGCAAGCCAGCGGTTGACATGGAACAAACCTCCCAAGAGTGTCCTTGTTATTAAAAAGATACGTGATGCCAGTCTGCTGCAGCCTTTTAAAGAGCTCTGTGTGTATCTTACTGAG GTGAACAATATGATAGTGTAcgtagaaaaaaaagttttggaagACCCTGCTATAGCTAATGATGATAATTTTGGACCagtgaagaagaaattttgTACCTTTAGAGAAG ATTACGATGATATCTCCAATCAGATAGACTTTATCATATGCCTAGGAGGAGATGGGACCTTACTTTATGCTTCTTCACTTTTCCAG GGTAGTGTACCTCCAGTTATGGCTTTTCATCTGGGATCCCTTGGATTTCTTACTCCATTTAATTTTGAGAATTTTCAGTCCCAAGTCACTCAGGTTATAGAAG GCAATGCAGCACTTGTTCTGCGAAGCAGGCTGAAAGTGAAAGTAGTAAAAGAGCACAGAGAGAAGATGACAGTACAAAATGGTATAGAAGAAAATGGAGTGGTGCCTACGAATATAGAGAAAGAAGTGGGCAAGCAAATTATGCAGTATCAG GTCCTAAATGAAGTTGTTGTGGATCGTGGTCCTTCTTCTTACCTTTCCAATGTAGACGTCTTTCTAGATGGACACCTGATAACAACAGTGCAAGGAGATG GAGTCATCGTTTCCACACCAACTGGTAGTACTGCGtatgcagctgctgcaggagcttcTATGATTCATCCGAATGTTCCTGCAATAATGATCACCCCAATCTGCCCTCACTCATTGTCTTTCAGACCTATTGTTGTTCCTGCTGGAGTGGAACTCAAG atAATGCTCTCCCCGGATGCCAGGAATACAGCATGGGTTTCATTTGATGGAAGGAAGAGACAGGAAATATGCCATGGAGACag TATTAGCATCACTACCTCTTGCTATCCCCTTCCTTCGATCTGTTTCCGAGATCCTGTGAGCGACTGGTTTGAAAGCTTGGCTGAATGTTTACACTGGAATGTTCGGAAGAAGCAGAATAACTTTGTTGAAGAAGAATTTTGA